A single genomic interval of Devosia oryziradicis harbors:
- a CDS encoding TniQ family protein: MPRETAQSYLGRLTAFFGAPSPRAFCKDYYLDLRGIQHGLPEALGALAALTNCDANELIKWTPRNLSKLYLELNGQILHTRSNPRRRVSICPCCALEDIRANPGMPLDQAVYIRAEWVAGAVDCCARHKVKLISRDIHGVGIQLIDTGYETANLIERLGEETQPAVPDGFQLYVLSRIGVDTSPAPSLLEPLSLSMATRLCHALGTDMWRLQNGSRALTSVERRAVGFNVFAGGVEKLEAVVIEHRADLRMIERGAHKLFPSLVNVLFECQSEQGVPAIADALTGILFRCLPYAKGDTVLGRQCGKRWLHDYSSALHHLGLDQHQLMSILTSHPEMVAMPAKRRQEMLLHADPLERFVAQKAPFLTSAATATRLGFDNNHKKRSNLKNLADAGILQPAGDAGLKSHPPIYSEPDVTRATEALLDRFEKVDPATPGMLSMSDLASDFRLPLSKIWPLLQDGAIKRVALVPGLPVFKSIRLHPMDVLKAMSGGNEIVGAAEVCRMLGVHPADLRALMAEELLTPERFQASEGKGRTLFFQKMKVERFANEFVGRFHVKGSLSGSPSVQQLRKMGLIPAINLKSPLTDVRTILYRRDDVRRLVA; this comes from the coding sequence ATGCCGCGTGAAACTGCGCAGAGCTACCTTGGTCGGCTGACTGCTTTTTTCGGCGCACCCAGTCCGCGGGCCTTCTGCAAGGACTACTACCTCGATCTGCGAGGCATCCAGCATGGCCTTCCTGAAGCCCTGGGGGCCTTGGCTGCCCTGACTAACTGCGACGCCAACGAGTTGATCAAATGGACACCTCGCAATCTGAGCAAGCTATACTTAGAGCTGAATGGTCAGATCCTGCACACTCGGTCAAATCCCCGACGTAGGGTCAGCATTTGTCCATGCTGTGCCCTCGAGGATATTCGAGCCAATCCGGGAATGCCCTTGGATCAGGCCGTCTACATCAGGGCAGAATGGGTGGCTGGGGCGGTCGATTGCTGCGCCCGGCACAAAGTGAAGCTCATCTCGCGCGATATTCATGGTGTGGGCATCCAGCTGATCGACACGGGCTACGAGACCGCCAATCTCATCGAACGCCTTGGGGAGGAGACCCAACCGGCGGTGCCGGACGGCTTCCAGCTCTATGTGTTGTCACGGATCGGCGTAGACACGAGTCCTGCACCATCCCTCCTGGAACCCTTGTCACTGTCGATGGCGACGCGACTGTGCCACGCGCTGGGCACCGACATGTGGCGGCTGCAAAATGGTTCGAGGGCGCTGACGTCCGTGGAAAGGCGTGCGGTCGGGTTCAACGTCTTCGCTGGTGGTGTGGAGAAGCTGGAGGCGGTGGTGATTGAACACCGAGCTGATCTGCGCATGATTGAACGGGGAGCGCATAAACTGTTCCCCAGTCTCGTCAACGTCCTGTTCGAGTGCCAGTCCGAGCAGGGCGTGCCCGCCATCGCCGATGCGCTCACCGGGATTCTGTTCCGGTGCCTTCCATATGCGAAAGGGGATACCGTTCTCGGGCGCCAATGCGGGAAACGATGGCTCCACGACTACAGCAGCGCGCTCCACCACCTCGGTCTCGACCAGCACCAGCTGATGTCGATTTTGACCTCTCACCCAGAAATGGTCGCGATGCCTGCCAAGCGCCGACAGGAGATGTTGCTGCATGCAGATCCGTTGGAGAGGTTCGTAGCGCAGAAGGCGCCATTCCTCACATCTGCAGCCACGGCAACCAGACTTGGTTTCGACAACAACCACAAGAAACGATCCAACCTGAAGAACCTGGCGGACGCAGGTATCCTTCAGCCGGCCGGCGATGCTGGTCTGAAAAGTCATCCCCCGATCTATTCGGAGCCGGATGTGACCCGTGCCACCGAAGCCTTGCTCGACCGGTTCGAGAAGGTCGATCCGGCGACGCCTGGAATGCTCTCCATGTCGGACCTGGCGAGCGATTTCCGTCTACCGCTCTCGAAGATTTGGCCCCTATTGCAGGATGGAGCCATCAAGCGTGTCGCTCTTGTTCCAGGGCTCCCCGTGTTCAAAAGCATCCGCTTGCATCCGATGGACGTGTTGAAGGCGATGTCGGGGGGCAACGAGATCGTTGGCGCGGCCGAGGTGTGTCGGATGCTCGGAGTGCACCCGGCAGATCTTCGAGCACTGATGGCAGAGGAACTGCTGACACCAGAACGCTTCCAGGCGAGTGAAGGGAAGGGAAGAACGCTCTTCTTCCAGAAGATGAAGGTCGAGCGTTTCGCAAACGAGTTCGTAGGCAGGTTCCACGTGAAAGGATCCCTGTCAGGAAGCCCGAGCGTGCAGCAGCTCAGAAAGATGGGGCTCATCCCCGCGATCAACCTCAAGTCGCCCCTTACGGATGTGCGAACGATCCTTTACCGCAGGGATGATGTGCGACGGCTGGTTGCCTGA
- a CDS encoding GNAT family N-acetyltransferase — protein MLISNTADAVLDPGSRSAMAPAAVRGQISVEVADRIDDVEKVWRDLTSASIESPGQSYDFIRLWVADRQVKQADQRYVVGRIDGHPVALLPLHRKRVHGLPVFTWFPGANAGCYAPIADYDRLAAMSAEGRRQLWSAMTGKLSGADVVYLRSIPVEVGGHAGLFDELGSTLAVETLYRSHYSSWEECDRLQRSKSRRKHDRQQGDRLAAMGEVGFAEIRNGDDTVAAIDTMFTQRSARFKAMGIRDTFVHDRLIAFYHSMAKAGSGVDVRLHVLRLNGDIVAVRYNIVHGDRMFCLISSMSDDPAIQGGSPGKQCLLRVMQTVFDQGIHIFDMGSGFTDEKRHWCNVQAPLRQHYIGLTPQGALIVQAHRRFQVARAAIKANPQLKSAIRSVRQLFDRVTGSATPAPAEKSE, from the coding sequence ATGCTGATATCCAACACCGCCGATGCCGTTCTCGATCCGGGTAGTCGCAGCGCCATGGCGCCAGCCGCGGTGCGCGGCCAAATCAGCGTTGAAGTCGCCGACCGCATCGACGACGTCGAGAAGGTTTGGCGCGATCTGACTTCCGCCAGCATCGAATCCCCCGGCCAGAGCTATGATTTCATTCGCCTCTGGGTGGCCGACCGCCAGGTGAAGCAGGCGGACCAGCGCTATGTCGTCGGCCGGATCGATGGCCACCCGGTTGCCCTGTTGCCCCTGCATCGCAAGCGCGTGCACGGCCTGCCGGTTTTCACCTGGTTTCCCGGCGCCAATGCCGGCTGCTACGCACCGATCGCCGACTATGATCGGCTTGCCGCCATGAGCGCTGAAGGGCGGCGCCAGCTGTGGTCCGCCATGACGGGCAAGCTCTCCGGCGCCGATGTGGTCTATCTGCGGTCCATCCCGGTCGAGGTGGGTGGACATGCCGGCCTGTTCGACGAGCTTGGGTCCACCCTGGCGGTCGAAACGCTTTATCGCTCGCACTATTCCAGCTGGGAAGAATGCGACCGCCTGCAGCGCAGCAAGTCCCGCCGCAAGCACGATCGCCAACAGGGCGACCGGCTGGCCGCCATGGGCGAGGTGGGTTTCGCGGAAATCCGCAACGGCGACGATACCGTTGCAGCCATCGACACGATGTTCACGCAACGCTCGGCCCGCTTCAAGGCCATGGGCATCCGCGATACCTTCGTGCATGACCGGCTTATTGCGTTCTACCATTCCATGGCCAAAGCTGGTTCAGGCGTCGATGTGCGGCTGCATGTGCTGCGGCTCAACGGCGATATCGTCGCCGTGCGCTACAACATCGTCCACGGCGACCGCATGTTTTGCCTCATCTCCTCGATGAGCGACGATCCGGCCATTCAGGGCGGTTCGCCCGGCAAGCAGTGCCTGCTTCGGGTGATGCAGACCGTGTTCGACCAAGGCATCCACATCTTCGACATGGGCAGCGGCTTCACCGACGAAAAGCGCCATTGGTGCAACGTGCAAGCGCCGCTGCGACAGCACTATATTGGCTTGACGCCCCAAGGCGCGCTGATCGTCCAGGCCCATCGCCGCTTCCAGGTAGCCCGCGCCGCCATCAAGGCCAATCCGCAGCTCAAGTCGGCTATCCGCAGCGTGCGGCAGCTGTTTGATCGGGTGACCGGCTCTGCGACCCCTGCGCCGGCCGAAAAATCAGAGTAG
- the radC gene encoding RadC family protein, with protein sequence MSDRPDELAEAAFPLPRPEADDHAGHRQRVRERFLKVGGDALEDYELLELALQLVIPRKDTKGLAKTLLREFGSFSAVFNAGEARLGKIKGLGETSIAHIKVIQAVAARFGRDRIDSEQPILSSWSQLIDYCRSQMAFQSIEQFRILFLDKKNRLIADEVQQTGTVDHTPVYPREVIKRSLELSATALILVHNHPSGDPAPSSADVRMTREISDIAKPLGITLHDHLIIGKSGHASLRGLKLL encoded by the coding sequence ATGAGCGACCGGCCCGACGAACTCGCCGAGGCCGCCTTTCCGCTCCCGCGGCCTGAAGCCGACGACCATGCCGGCCACCGCCAGCGCGTGCGCGAGCGTTTCCTCAAGGTCGGCGGTGATGCGCTGGAAGATTATGAGCTGCTCGAGCTGGCCCTGCAGCTCGTCATTCCGCGCAAGGACACCAAGGGTCTCGCCAAGACCCTGCTGCGGGAATTCGGCTCCTTCTCGGCAGTCTTCAATGCCGGTGAGGCACGCCTCGGCAAGATCAAGGGCCTGGGCGAAACCAGCATTGCCCATATCAAGGTCATCCAGGCTGTCGCCGCGCGCTTCGGCCGCGACCGCATCGACAGCGAACAGCCGATCCTCTCATCGTGGTCGCAACTGATCGACTACTGCCGCAGCCAGATGGCGTTCCAGTCCATCGAGCAGTTCCGCATCCTGTTTCTCGACAAGAAGAACCGGCTGATTGCCGACGAGGTGCAGCAGACAGGCACGGTGGACCACACGCCTGTCTATCCACGCGAGGTGATCAAGCGTTCGCTGGAACTATCGGCCACGGCGCTGATCCTGGTGCACAACCACCCGTCGGGCGACCCTGCCCCCTCGTCCGCCGACGTGCGGATGACGCGGGAGATCAGCGACATAGCCAAGCCGCTGGGCATCACCCTGCACGACCACCTCATCATCGGCAAATCGGGCCACGCATCGCTGCGTGGCCTGAAGCTACTCTGA
- the map gene encoding type I methionyl aminopeptidase, translating into MITFVDAPAKARRTPGVIPLHGSEGFEGMRKAGALTAQALDILTEFVEPGVPTAKIDQIAYEFARDNGAVPATIFYKGYRHSLCTSINHVVCHGIPDERPLRDGDIVNIDLTLVVDGWHGDSSRMYPVGEISRKAERLIEITYAGLEAGIAAAKPGNTTGDIGAAIQAVAEAERMSVVRDFVGHGLGKLFHDEPNIMHFGTPGTGVPLKPGMIFTIEPMINLGRPHVKILSDGWTAVTRDRTLSAQCEHSIGITETGCEIFTLSPGGIFNPMAAKAA; encoded by the coding sequence ATGATCACCTTCGTCGATGCCCCCGCCAAAGCCCGCCGCACGCCCGGCGTCATCCCGCTTCATGGCAGCGAAGGCTTCGAGGGCATGCGCAAGGCAGGCGCGCTGACGGCGCAGGCGCTCGATATCCTGACCGAATTCGTCGAGCCCGGCGTGCCCACCGCCAAGATCGACCAGATCGCCTATGAATTCGCCCGCGACAATGGCGCCGTGCCGGCGACGATCTTCTACAAGGGCTACCGCCATTCGCTGTGCACCTCGATCAACCATGTGGTCTGCCACGGCATCCCCGACGAGCGGCCTTTGCGCGACGGCGACATCGTCAACATCGACCTCACTCTGGTGGTCGACGGCTGGCACGGCGATTCGAGCCGCATGTATCCGGTAGGTGAGATTTCGCGGAAGGCGGAGCGGCTGATCGAGATCACCTATGCCGGGCTCGAAGCCGGCATTGCTGCGGCAAAGCCCGGCAACACCACCGGCGATATCGGTGCGGCCATCCAGGCCGTCGCCGAAGCCGAGCGCATGAGCGTGGTGCGCGACTTCGTCGGCCATGGGCTGGGCAAGCTCTTCCACGACGAGCCCAACATCATGCATTTCGGCACGCCCGGTACGGGGGTACCGCTGAAACCCGGGATGATCTTCACCATCGAACCGATGATCAACCTGGGCCGGCCGCATGTGAAGATTCTTTCCGATGGCTGGACGGCGGTGACGCGCGACCGCACGCTCTCGGCCCAGTGCGAGCACTCCATCGGCATCACCGAGACCGGCTGCGAGATCTTCACTCTCTCACCCGGTGGCATCTTCAATCCCATGGCCGCGAAAGCTGCATGA
- a CDS encoding competence/damage-inducible protein A, whose product MSADTVTAGLLVIGDEILSGRTKDVNIGATAEFCTDLGIELKEVRVVSDETDDIVEAVNALRARYTYVFTTGGIGPTHDDITADAIAKAFGVALPINPEARAMLEARWKQTGTEVNEARLRMARIPEGASLIVNSVSAAPGFRIGNVHVMAGVPIIMRAMLEAILPTLKAGKKVMSVTIKAAVGEGTIGGPLGALQEQYPDVKMGSYPQMGHDRIMTELVLRSSDADRLAEAAGKVREMVREAHRKANLEMPDEEAY is encoded by the coding sequence ATGTCTGCAGATACTGTTACAGCCGGCCTCCTGGTCATTGGCGACGAAATCCTCTCGGGCCGCACCAAGGACGTCAATATCGGCGCCACGGCCGAATTCTGCACCGACCTTGGCATCGAGCTCAAGGAAGTGCGGGTGGTGAGCGACGAAACCGACGACATCGTCGAGGCCGTCAATGCCTTGCGCGCCCGCTACACCTATGTCTTCACCACCGGCGGCATCGGGCCGACGCATGACGACATCACCGCCGATGCCATTGCCAAGGCGTTCGGGGTGGCGCTGCCGATCAATCCGGAAGCCCGGGCCATGCTGGAAGCGCGCTGGAAGCAGACGGGCACCGAGGTGAACGAAGCTCGCCTGCGCATGGCGCGCATCCCCGAAGGGGCGTCGCTGATCGTCAACTCCGTCAGCGCCGCGCCCGGGTTCCGCATCGGCAATGTGCATGTGATGGCCGGCGTGCCCATCATCATGCGCGCCATGCTCGAGGCGATCCTGCCCACGCTCAAGGCCGGCAAGAAGGTCATGTCGGTGACCATCAAGGCGGCCGTGGGGGAGGGGACCATCGGCGGTCCGCTGGGCGCGCTGCAGGAGCAGTATCCGGACGTCAAGATGGGCTCCTATCCGCAGATGGGGCACGACCGCATCATGACCGAACTGGTGCTGCGCTCGTCCGATGCCGATCGCCTGGCGGAGGCGGCCGGCAAGGTGCGCGAGATGGTGCGCGAGGCGCATCGCAAGGCCAATCTGGAAATGCCGGACGAGGAAGCCTACTAG
- the gpt gene encoding xanthine phosphoribosyltransferase yields the protein MSNQNQKSFPVTWDQFHRDSRALAWRLAGMGTFDAVVAIARGGLVPAAIVARELNIRTVETVAVKSYDHQNQGGIQVLKQISQPVLDLAKNGSKILIVDDLVDTGSTARVVREMLPGAHFATVYAKPKGRDLVDTFITEVSQDTWIFFPWDLDVAYVAPISGGTD from the coding sequence TTGAGCAACCAGAACCAGAAATCCTTTCCCGTCACCTGGGATCAGTTCCACCGCGACAGCCGGGCCTTGGCCTGGCGGCTGGCCGGCATGGGCACGTTCGACGCCGTGGTCGCCATCGCCCGTGGCGGCCTCGTCCCCGCGGCCATCGTGGCGCGCGAACTCAATATCCGCACGGTCGAGACCGTGGCGGTCAAGAGCTACGATCACCAGAACCAGGGCGGCATCCAGGTGCTCAAGCAGATCAGCCAGCCCGTGCTCGACCTGGCCAAAAACGGCAGCAAGATCCTGATCGTCGACGACCTGGTCGATACCGGCTCCACCGCCCGCGTCGTTCGCGAAATGCTGCCCGGCGCGCATTTTGCCACGGTCTATGCCAAGCCCAAGGGGCGCGACCTGGTGGACACCTTCATCACCGAGGTCAGCCAGGACACCTGGATCTTCTTCCCGTGGGACCTGGACGTAGCCTATGTCGCCCCGATCAGCGGCGGCACCGACTGA
- a CDS encoding zinc-dependent alcohol dehydrogenase family protein gives MKAVLYEKFQQPPKVVTLPDPTPEADGVVIKVEATGVCRSDWHGWMGHDSDIALPHVPGHELAGVVQAVGRDVRNWRVGDRVTVPFICGCGACPECHAGQQQVCLHQEQPGFTHWGSFAEYVGIHRADLNLVALPESIDFATAASLGCRFATAFRAVVDQGKVSAGQWVAVHGCGGVGLSAVMIASAVGANVVAIDIDDAKLALARELGAAHTINGASGTDVPEAVIALSGGGAHVSLDALGHPTTCFNSIVNLRPRGKHVQVGLMLGEHTAPPVPMARIIGKELEILGSHGMQAHRYGAMLDMITAGRLAPSRLVGSRISLAQAPEALMGMDRFQSVGATVITTF, from the coding sequence ATGAAAGCCGTGCTCTACGAAAAATTCCAGCAGCCGCCCAAGGTCGTCACCCTGCCCGATCCGACGCCTGAGGCCGATGGCGTGGTGATCAAGGTCGAGGCGACGGGGGTTTGCCGCAGTGACTGGCATGGCTGGATGGGGCATGACAGCGATATTGCCCTGCCCCATGTGCCCGGGCACGAACTGGCCGGCGTGGTGCAGGCGGTGGGCCGGGATGTGCGCAACTGGCGCGTGGGCGATCGGGTGACCGTGCCCTTCATCTGCGGCTGTGGTGCCTGCCCGGAATGCCATGCCGGGCAGCAGCAGGTATGCCTGCATCAGGAGCAACCCGGCTTTACCCATTGGGGCTCGTTTGCCGAATATGTCGGCATCCACCGGGCCGACCTGAACCTGGTGGCGCTGCCCGAAAGCATCGATTTCGCCACGGCGGCGAGCCTGGGCTGCCGCTTCGCCACGGCCTTCCGTGCCGTGGTGGACCAGGGCAAGGTATCGGCGGGCCAGTGGGTGGCGGTGCATGGTTGCGGCGGCGTGGGGCTTTCGGCGGTAATGATCGCCAGCGCCGTGGGGGCCAATGTCGTCGCCATCGACATCGACGACGCCAAGCTCGCGCTGGCGCGCGAGCTGGGGGCTGCGCATACGATCAATGGCGCCTCGGGCACGGATGTGCCGGAGGCGGTGATCGCGCTCAGCGGGGGCGGCGCGCATGTGTCGCTGGACGCCCTGGGGCATCCGACCACCTGCTTCAACTCGATCGTCAACCTGCGCCCACGCGGCAAGCATGTGCAGGTGGGGCTGATGCTGGGCGAGCACACGGCGCCACCGGTGCCCATGGCCCGGATCATCGGCAAGGAGCTCGAAATCCTGGGCTCACACGGCATGCAGGCGCATCGCTATGGCGCGATGCTGGACATGATCACGGCGGGCAGGCTGGCGCCGTCGCGCCTCGTGGGAAGCCGGATCAGCCTTGCCCAGGCGCCGGAGGCACTGATGGGCATGGACCGGTTCCAGTCGGTCGGCGCGACGGTGATCACGACGTTCTAG
- a CDS encoding RidA family protein, whose amino-acid sequence MIEKIETGIAPSSAPISDAVRSGKHVWLVAIAEDPTTGEIVDGGIQAQARRCIQNLEIAVRAAGGTLANLVMVQIFLVDSADAAGMNAVYREFFTVQPYPVRATVVVKELLAKGLLIEMTGTAVID is encoded by the coding sequence ATGATCGAGAAAATCGAAACGGGTATTGCGCCATCGTCGGCGCCCATCAGCGACGCCGTGCGATCGGGCAAGCATGTCTGGCTAGTGGCGATTGCCGAAGATCCAACAACAGGCGAGATCGTCGATGGCGGCATCCAGGCCCAGGCACGGCGGTGCATCCAGAACCTGGAAATTGCCGTCAGGGCGGCAGGCGGAACGCTGGCAAACCTGGTGATGGTACAGATATTCCTGGTCGACAGCGCCGATGCGGCCGGCATGAACGCGGTTTATCGCGAGTTCTTCACGGTGCAGCCCTATCCGGTGCGCGCGACGGTGGTAGTCAAGGAACTGCTGGCAAAAGGGCTGCTCATCGAAATGACGGGAACGGCGGTGATCGACTGA
- a CDS encoding ASCH domain-containing protein, translated as MLLKLELLEAIKAGKVDLVFRRWSRPSVKAGGTLKTKLGVMQIGAIDDMDPAEVTEADARRAGFSDVADFRRWLDTMKPGHLFQRIEVSFPPD; from the coding sequence ATGCTGCTCAAGCTCGAACTGCTCGAAGCGATCAAGGCGGGGAAGGTGGACCTGGTGTTCAGGCGCTGGAGCCGGCCCAGCGTCAAGGCTGGCGGGACGCTCAAGACCAAGCTGGGTGTGATGCAGATCGGCGCTATCGACGACATGGACCCGGCCGAGGTGACCGAGGCAGATGCGCGGCGCGCCGGCTTCAGCGACGTTGCGGACTTCCGCAGGTGGCTCGATACGATGAAGCCGGGGCATTTGTTCCAGCGGATCGAGGTGAGTTTTCCGCCGGACTAG
- a CDS encoding RluA family pseudouridine synthase: MPGPMPTLLDYHPPLDPYLNILHVDDDMLVVDKQSGLLSVPGKDPSLWDCVEYRARQTWPTAGMCHRLDKDTSGVLVLALNKRAHGRIGSQFEHRKTTKAYIARVAGIIAEDQGLVDLPLATDWDNKPRQRVDYENGRPAQTEWAVLEREADATRVRLHPLTGRTHQLRVHMKAIGHVILGDAFYADAETFAAADRLQLHAAELGLFHPTTGAFMTFVAPTPF, from the coding sequence ATGCCCGGACCCATGCCCACGCTGCTCGATTACCATCCCCCGCTTGACCCCTATCTCAACATCCTTCATGTCGACGATGACATGCTGGTGGTCGACAAGCAGAGCGGCCTGCTGAGCGTGCCGGGCAAGGATCCATCGCTCTGGGACTGCGTCGAATATCGCGCGCGCCAGACCTGGCCCACCGCCGGAATGTGCCACCGCCTCGACAAGGACACTTCAGGCGTTCTGGTGCTGGCGCTCAACAAGCGCGCGCATGGCCGCATCGGCAGCCAGTTCGAGCACCGCAAGACCACCAAGGCCTACATCGCCCGCGTCGCCGGGATCATCGCGGAAGACCAAGGCCTGGTCGACCTGCCCCTCGCCACCGACTGGGACAACAAGCCCCGGCAGCGCGTCGACTACGAGAACGGCCGCCCCGCCCAGACCGAATGGGCGGTGCTCGAGCGCGAAGCCGACGCCACCCGCGTTCGCCTTCATCCGCTCACCGGCCGTACCCATCAGTTGCGGGTCCACATGAAGGCCATCGGCCATGTGATTCTGGGCGACGCGTTTTATGCCGACGCCGAAACCTTCGCCGCAGCCGACCGGCTGCAGCTCCATGCCGCCGAGCTGGGCCTCTTCCACCCGACAACGGGCGCGTTCATGACCTTCGTGGCTCCCACGCCGTTCTAG
- a CDS encoding CsbD family protein yields MHKDEVKGAGKQVKGALKDAAGGLTGNERLQAEGKLDKAEGKLQQKVGELKDDARDALKH; encoded by the coding sequence ATGCACAAGGATGAAGTCAAAGGCGCCGGCAAGCAGGTCAAGGGTGCGCTCAAGGATGCCGCTGGTGGCCTGACCGGCAATGAACGCCTGCAGGCCGAAGGCAAGCTCGACAAGGCTGAAGGCAAGCTGCAGCAGAAGGTTGGCGAGCTCAAGGACGATGCGCGCGACGCGCTCAAGCACTGA
- a CDS encoding dihydrofolate reductase family protein: MARIVGYIATSLDGFIATPDENLDWLTQQPDLNLGEHDYRTFIKSIRTVVMGRSTYEWIARYPGAWEYDGKRVIVVTSRPIDNPKGLLETRADIESLIVELRALDDGDVWMLGGGKLQMAFMERGALDEIEIYVMSEIIGGGIPLFPATGLRASPRLVSAKMLHPVCARLHYRFD, translated from the coding sequence ATGGCCAGGATCGTCGGATATATCGCCACCAGTCTTGATGGCTTCATCGCCACGCCGGATGAAAATCTCGATTGGCTGACCCAGCAACCCGATCTCAACCTGGGCGAGCACGATTATCGCACCTTCATCAAATCCATTCGCACCGTGGTCATGGGACGTTCGACCTATGAGTGGATCGCGCGCTATCCAGGCGCCTGGGAGTATGACGGCAAGCGCGTCATCGTCGTCACCTCGCGGCCGATCGACAATCCCAAGGGACTGCTGGAAACCCGGGCCGATATCGAAAGCCTGATTGTCGAACTGCGCGCGCTGGACGATGGCGATGTCTGGATGCTGGGCGGCGGCAAGTTGCAGATGGCCTTCATGGAGCGCGGGGCGCTGGACGAGATCGAGATCTACGTGATGTCCGAGATTATCGGCGGCGGTATTCCGCTCTTTCCTGCCACAGGGCTTCGCGCCTCCCCCAGGCTGGTGTCAGCCAAGATGCTCCATCCGGTCTGCGCCCGCCTGCACTACCGGTTTGACTGA
- a CDS encoding methylated-DNA--[protein]-cysteine S-methyltransferase gives MVFDTALGEFGIGWTEAGIARVQLPGMEHAALLQRLNRGGAQAGEPTRGVDAAIDRIEDYAAGEAVDFADIPLDLSGISDFNRRAYALLLGVGWGETTTYGALAREMGDVTLSRAVGAAMGANPIPLIIPCHRVLASDGKPGGFSAPGGAESKLRMLELEGVSVGTPAGQMTFGF, from the coding sequence ATGGTGTTCGATACAGCGCTGGGCGAATTCGGGATCGGCTGGACCGAAGCCGGCATTGCGCGGGTGCAACTGCCGGGCATGGAACATGCCGCGCTGCTGCAGCGGCTCAATCGCGGCGGCGCGCAGGCCGGCGAGCCGACGCGAGGGGTCGACGCGGCGATCGACCGGATCGAGGATTATGCGGCGGGCGAGGCCGTCGACTTCGCCGACATCCCGCTCGATCTGTCTGGTATTTCCGATTTCAACCGCCGGGCCTATGCGCTGCTGCTTGGTGTCGGCTGGGGCGAGACGACAACCTATGGCGCGCTGGCGCGGGAAATGGGCGACGTGACGCTGTCGCGAGCAGTGGGCGCGGCGATGGGTGCCAACCCCATTCCGCTGATCATCCCATGCCATCGCGTACTGGCCAGCGATGGCAAACCCGGCGGGTTCTCGGCGCCGGGTGGAGCCGAATCGAAGCTGCGCATGCTGGAACTCGAAGGCGTGTCGGTGGGCACACCGGCCGGCCAGATGACGTTCGGTTTCTAG
- a CDS encoding CYTH domain-containing protein — protein sequence MGREIERKFLVVSDGWRAEATGSALLRQGYLSSNAKATVRVRTKDDERAVLTLKGATQGISRAEYEYEIPIVDARELLGMAEPHVIEKRRYRVPHAGLIWEVDVFSGRHAGLILAEVELIDERQAVVLPEWVGTEVSHDDRYNNASLSRADGIPDAMAPEAVDPDVA from the coding sequence ATGGGCCGGGAGATCGAGCGCAAGTTTCTCGTCGTTTCAGACGGTTGGCGGGCCGAGGCCACAGGCAGTGCGCTGCTGCGACAGGGCTACCTGTCGTCAAACGCCAAGGCGACTGTCAGGGTGCGGACCAAGGATGATGAGCGGGCTGTGCTGACGCTGAAGGGCGCAACGCAGGGGATATCGCGGGCAGAGTACGAGTATGAGATCCCGATCGTGGATGCCCGCGAACTGCTCGGCATGGCCGAGCCGCATGTCATCGAGAAGCGGCGCTACCGCGTGCCGCATGCCGGTTTGATCTGGGAAGTCGATGTATTTTCGGGTCGGCATGCCGGCCTGATCCTTGCCGAGGTCGAATTGATCGACGAGCGGCAGGCTGTCGTGTTGCCTGAATGGGTTGGGACCGAAGTCAGCCACGACGACCGCTACAACAATGCCAGCTTGTCGCGCGCCGACGGCATTCCGGATGCAATGGCACCGGAGGCTGTTGACCCTGACGTGGCGTGA